A single region of the Pseudomonas mandelii genome encodes:
- a CDS encoding GNAT family N-acetyltransferase: MAVEFRSAVRADAREIARLFQITSEGAADYIWSQLARPGQDLLDVGAIRYARDDVDFSWQNCLIAESEGRVIGMLHSYVMRHDPLAEPTTDPVLAPYAKMEIPDTLYISSLALHEGWRNLGLGKQFLAYAYDRANRLGLNGLSLIDYAANTGARRFYERHGFRIVDTCQITPHPMIRVTGEAYLMYRP; this comes from the coding sequence ATGGCAGTAGAATTTCGTTCGGCAGTGCGCGCCGATGCGCGTGAGATTGCGCGTCTGTTTCAAATCACATCGGAGGGGGCTGCCGATTACATCTGGAGCCAACTCGCCCGGCCCGGTCAGGATCTGCTGGACGTCGGCGCCATTCGTTACGCCCGCGACGATGTTGATTTCTCCTGGCAGAACTGCCTTATCGCAGAGTCGGAGGGCCGGGTCATCGGCATGCTGCACAGTTACGTGATGCGTCACGATCCGCTGGCAGAGCCGACGACCGATCCGGTCCTGGCGCCCTACGCGAAGATGGAAATCCCCGACACCCTGTACATCTCCAGCCTGGCGTTGCATGAAGGCTGGCGCAACCTGGGCCTGGGCAAGCAATTCCTTGCCTACGCCTACGACCGTGCCAACCGGCTCGGGCTCAACGGCTTGAGCCTGATCGACTACGCCGCCAACACTGGCGCGCGTCGGTTCTATGAGCGTCATGGCTTCCGCATCGTCGACACCTGCCAGATCACGCCCCATCCGATGATTCGGGTTACGGGGGAGGCCTACCTGATGTATCGGCCATGA
- the gbcA gene encoding glycine-betaine demethylase subunit GbcA, whose translation MDVTAKISLGDPLEPARKATAQMLQERERTFSLPQPFYSDERLFDIDMQEIFQKEWLIAGMACEIPTKGNYLTLQVGKNPIIVIRGAEGVIHAFHNVCRHRGSRLCTSEKGKVAKLVCHYHQWTYELDGRLLFAGTEMGADFDMKQYGLKPVNVKTAGGYIFISLSENPPAIDDFLSTLNHYMEPYDMENTKVAITTTLMEKANWKLVLENNRECYHCNASHPELLKTLLEWDDVTDPRADQAFKDHVAASAAAWEAEKIPYAHASFGLRNRIVRMPLLKGTVSMTLDGKQGCAKLMGRIKNPDLGSMRILHLPHSWNHCMGDHIIVFTVWPISAQETMVTTKWIVHKDAVEGVDYDVERMRQVWDATNDQDRRLAEENQRGINSTAYQPGPYSKTYEFGVVNFVDWYSERLLSNLGAEPAPYLKGVPVQG comes from the coding sequence ATGGACGTCACCGCAAAAATCAGCCTGGGCGATCCGCTGGAACCCGCACGCAAGGCCACCGCGCAGATGCTGCAAGAGCGCGAGCGCACTTTCTCGCTGCCGCAGCCGTTTTACTCTGACGAGCGGCTGTTTGATATCGACATGCAGGAAATCTTCCAGAAAGAGTGGTTGATCGCCGGCATGGCTTGCGAAATCCCGACCAAGGGCAACTACCTGACCCTGCAAGTCGGCAAGAATCCGATCATCGTGATTCGCGGCGCCGAAGGCGTGATCCATGCGTTCCACAACGTCTGTCGTCACCGCGGCTCGCGTCTGTGCACCAGTGAAAAGGGCAAGGTTGCCAAACTGGTCTGCCATTACCACCAGTGGACTTACGAACTGGACGGTCGCCTGCTGTTCGCCGGCACCGAAATGGGCGCCGACTTCGACATGAAGCAGTACGGCCTCAAACCGGTGAACGTGAAGACCGCCGGCGGCTACATCTTCATCAGCCTGTCGGAGAACCCGCCAGCCATTGATGACTTCCTGTCGACGCTGAACCATTACATGGAACCGTATGACATGGAAAACACCAAGGTGGCGATTACCACCACCTTGATGGAAAAGGCCAACTGGAAGCTGGTGCTGGAAAACAACCGCGAGTGCTACCACTGCAACGCGTCGCACCCGGAACTGCTGAAAACCCTGCTGGAATGGGACGACGTCACCGACCCGCGTGCCGACCAGGCCTTCAAGGACCACGTCGCGGCCTCCGCCGCTGCCTGGGAAGCCGAGAAGATCCCTTACGCCCACGCCAGTTTCGGCCTGCGTAACCGCATCGTGCGCATGCCGCTGCTCAAGGGCACCGTGTCGATGACCCTGGACGGCAAACAGGGCTGCGCCAAACTCATGGGCCGCATCAAGAACCCGGACCTGGGCTCGATGCGCATCCTGCACCTGCCGCACTCGTGGAACCACTGCATGGGCGATCACATCATCGTCTTCACCGTGTGGCCGATCAGCGCTCAGGAAACCATGGTCACCACCAAGTGGATCGTCCACAAGGACGCCGTTGAAGGCGTGGACTACGACGTGGAGCGCATGCGCCAGGTCTGGGACGCCACCAACGACCAGGACCGCCGTCTGGCCGAAGAGAACCAGCGCGGGATCAACTCCACGGCGTACCAGCCAGGGCCTTACTCCAAGACCTATGAGTTTGGTGTGGTGAACTTTGTGGACTGGTACAGCGAGCGTCTGTTGAGCAACCTCGGGGCCGAGCCTGCGCCTTACCTCAAGGGCGTTCCGGTTCAGGGCTAA
- a CDS encoding c-type cytochrome translates to MDSYIRWFQRFIWLGIVMNMVFAIPALFAPALLTSMLGLPPQLSDPWLENAGMLLVGISVFYMPSGFNAPRFVVHSWLCVLSRLIAVAFWIYLINTSSQASVFVPMLMGDLSMFLILGILLYLGSTPANRPLALLCDGWREWRAGWALRWQRHSFKVGTLIVVLVLGFIGYETWYQMLRVVPAEKYASDEDHYKYAAIGLGIEARIPYYLFAVLPQMCPEKLPRPGGYEVFGFLFENGKDLPIGMAKRQIGYPTVEPNCALCHTGSYRANASDVATPVATAPANTLQLQAFQWFAYDCASDPTFTTDAVMTAINGKFQLGFFERLYNRYLIIPMAKSALLKQKQAYAWQKLRPQQGPGRTDTFNPTKMVVFGFPDDSTIGTVDLPQVWNQKPRESLYLHWDGNNNDIHERNYAAAMAVGATPESVLPESFNRVTNWLLGTKPPVWPFALDQAKVAQGKPVWDQNCAGCHDFGRTDTGQVTTRIDELGTDPHRLNSFTTGLVEAFHTFKKPPFDFNAYRKTQSYSNTPTDGVWLRAPYLHNGSVPTLWDLLQTPEQRPSVFYTGSDVYDQEKVGFVTSGAQAKASADFKYDTRLEGNHNSGHLYGTQLSDIDKRALIEFMKTL, encoded by the coding sequence ATGGACAGTTACATCCGCTGGTTCCAACGCTTCATCTGGCTAGGCATCGTGATGAACATGGTCTTCGCGATCCCGGCGCTTTTCGCTCCGGCGCTGCTGACCTCGATGCTCGGCCTGCCACCGCAACTCTCCGATCCATGGCTTGAAAACGCCGGCATGCTGCTGGTGGGTATCAGCGTGTTCTACATGCCGTCGGGCTTCAATGCGCCGCGGTTTGTGGTGCATTCCTGGTTATGTGTGTTGTCGCGACTGATCGCCGTGGCGTTCTGGATCTACCTGATCAACACCAGCAGCCAGGCATCGGTGTTCGTGCCGATGCTGATGGGCGATCTGAGCATGTTCCTGATCCTCGGCATCCTGCTGTACCTGGGCAGCACGCCGGCCAATCGTCCGTTGGCGTTGCTCTGTGACGGCTGGCGGGAATGGCGTGCCGGCTGGGCGCTGCGCTGGCAGCGGCACAGTTTCAAGGTCGGCACGCTGATCGTGGTTCTGGTGCTGGGATTTATCGGTTACGAGACTTGGTACCAGATGCTGCGGGTGGTGCCAGCCGAGAAGTACGCCTCCGACGAAGACCACTACAAGTACGCCGCTATCGGCTTGGGCATTGAAGCGCGCATCCCGTATTACCTGTTCGCCGTGCTGCCGCAGATGTGCCCCGAGAAACTGCCCAGACCCGGCGGCTATGAAGTCTTCGGTTTCCTCTTTGAGAACGGCAAGGACCTGCCCATCGGCATGGCCAAGCGGCAAATCGGCTACCCGACCGTGGAGCCGAACTGCGCCCTGTGTCACACCGGTTCCTACCGGGCCAATGCCAGCGACGTTGCCACCCCGGTGGCCACCGCCCCGGCCAATACCCTTCAACTGCAAGCCTTTCAGTGGTTCGCCTACGATTGCGCCAGCGATCCGACATTCACCACCGACGCGGTGATGACTGCGATCAACGGCAAGTTCCAACTCGGGTTTTTCGAGCGCTTGTACAACCGCTACCTGATCATTCCGATGGCCAAGAGCGCGTTGCTCAAACAGAAACAGGCCTACGCCTGGCAGAAGCTGCGCCCGCAACAGGGACCGGGGCGCACCGACACCTTCAACCCGACGAAAATGGTGGTGTTCGGCTTCCCGGATGACTCGACCATCGGCACCGTCGACCTGCCGCAAGTGTGGAACCAGAAACCCCGGGAGTCGCTGTACCTGCACTGGGACGGCAACAACAACGACATCCACGAGCGCAACTACGCAGCGGCAATGGCCGTGGGTGCGACGCCGGAATCGGTGCTGCCGGAAAGCTTCAACCGCGTGACCAACTGGCTGCTCGGCACCAAGCCGCCCGTCTGGCCGTTCGCGCTGGACCAGGCCAAGGTCGCCCAGGGCAAACCGGTCTGGGATCAGAACTGCGCCGGCTGTCACGACTTCGGTCGCACCGACACCGGCCAGGTCACCACCCGCATCGACGAACTGGGCACCGATCCCCATCGCCTGAACTCGTTCACCACGGGGTTGGTGGAGGCCTTCCACACCTTCAAGAAACCGCCATTCGACTTCAACGCCTATCGCAAGACCCAGAGCTACAGCAACACGCCGACCGATGGTGTCTGGCTGCGGGCGCCCTACCTGCATAACGGTTCGGTGCCCACGTTGTGGGATTTGCTGCAGACGCCGGAACAGCGGCCGTCGGTGTTCTACACCGGCTCCGATGTGTACGACCAGGAAAAGGTCGGCTTCGTCACGAGCGGGGCGCAGGCCAAGGCCTCGGCGGACTTCAAATACGACACGCGCCTGGAGGGTAACCACAACAGCGGCCACCTGTACGGCACGCAACTGTCGGACATCGATAAACGGGCGCTCATCGAGTTCATGAAAACCCTGTGA
- the gbcB gene encoding glycine-betaine demethylase subunit GbcB, whose protein sequence is MSNSFLNPVTTQTWANGRHIVRCVKVIQETWDVRTFCFMADQPILFFFKPGQFVTLELEIEGVPIMRSYTISSSPSVPYSFSVTIKRVPGGKVSNWLHDTLHEGQELAVHGPVGLFNAMDFTAPKVLYLSGGVGITPVMSMARWFYDTNGNVDMVFIHSARSPKDIIYHRELEHMASRIDNFSLHLICEKHGLGEPWAGYRGYLNHKMLELMAPDFMEREVFCCGPTPYMNAVKRMLETAGFDMSRYHEESFGATPPEARADAVEQAEIAADAPEVDLADLHQVEFISSGKSIRVAPGETVHAAAAKLGLLIPKACGMGICGTCKVLKLGGEVEMDHNGGITEEDEAEGYILSCCSVPKGDVRIEF, encoded by the coding sequence ATGTCCAACAGCTTCCTGAATCCGGTAACCACCCAGACCTGGGCCAACGGTCGACACATCGTCCGTTGCGTCAAAGTCATCCAGGAAACCTGGGATGTGCGCACCTTCTGCTTTATGGCCGACCAGCCGATCCTGTTCTTCTTCAAACCGGGGCAGTTCGTCACCCTGGAGCTGGAAATCGAAGGCGTGCCGATCATGCGCTCCTACACCATTTCCAGCTCGCCATCGGTGCCGTACAGCTTTTCGGTGACGATCAAGCGCGTACCGGGCGGCAAAGTCTCGAACTGGTTGCACGACACGCTGCATGAAGGTCAGGAGCTGGCGGTGCACGGGCCGGTCGGGCTGTTCAACGCCATGGACTTCACCGCGCCGAAGGTGTTGTACCTCAGCGGCGGCGTCGGCATCACGCCGGTCATGTCGATGGCGCGCTGGTTCTACGACACCAACGGCAACGTCGACATGGTGTTTATCCACAGCGCCCGCTCGCCCAAAGACATCATTTATCACCGCGAGCTGGAACACATGGCGTCGCGGATCGATAACTTCAGCCTTCACCTGATCTGCGAGAAGCATGGTCTGGGTGAGCCGTGGGCGGGTTATCGCGGTTACCTGAACCACAAGATGCTCGAACTGATGGCCCCGGACTTCATGGAGCGCGAAGTGTTCTGCTGCGGCCCGACGCCATACATGAACGCGGTCAAGCGCATGCTCGAGACCGCCGGTTTCGACATGTCGCGTTACCACGAGGAATCCTTCGGTGCCACGCCGCCGGAAGCCCGCGCCGATGCGGTGGAACAGGCCGAAATTGCTGCCGACGCGCCGGAAGTTGATCTGGCAGACCTGCATCAAGTCGAATTTATCTCCTCCGGCAAGAGCATTCGCGTGGCCCCGGGTGAAACCGTGCATGCGGCGGCGGCCAAGCTGGGCTTGCTGATTCCGAAGGCCTGCGGCATGGGCATTTGCGGCACGTGCAAAGTGCTGAAGCTGGGCGGCGAGGTCGAAATGGACCACAACGGCGGGATTACCGAGGAAGACGAAGCCGAAGGCTACATCCTGTCGTGCTGCAGCGTGCCGAAGGGCGACGTGCGCATCGAGTTCTAA
- a CDS encoding metallophosphoesterase family protein — translation MSLVTHWEHEYDKVKVRVHGLFTRLEMSWKKLISELEPEEFQAIVALLQRGHDQAQYVLKHGDLPVDQPSVPWELSHGLSILHIGNATPLPQSVDQLQTRVLKDGSLLGCRKWELLDLLWSEALLKWIENLRHHAPFATNPALMKMDSDVVLAIAGDWGTGPFDSHAPAVAVANQMQLAQADFTIHLGDVYYAGTHSQEDVDMVGWPLGKHGSFTLNSNHEMYSGAHGYFKELAKRFPAQQGTSYFALYNDDWLVVGLDTAYASDAINLYMDGTLNKEQIAWMKELPQRKKIMVLSHHQGFDISGHNKTALYQPVCDALGREPDYWYWGHLHNGICYAAQGGLHARCAGHGAIPYGNASELDGHTRVLWSETENARDEAYPDRVLNGYVKVRLVGEHIEETFIGEDGSVRWSSS, via the coding sequence ATGTCATTAGTTACTCATTGGGAACATGAATACGACAAGGTCAAAGTTCGCGTGCATGGGCTGTTCACGCGATTGGAAATGTCCTGGAAAAAGCTCATCAGCGAGCTTGAGCCCGAGGAGTTCCAGGCCATCGTCGCCCTGTTGCAGCGTGGCCACGATCAGGCGCAATACGTGCTCAAACACGGCGATCTGCCGGTCGATCAGCCAAGCGTGCCGTGGGAGTTGTCCCACGGTTTGTCAATCCTGCACATCGGCAACGCCACGCCTTTGCCGCAATCGGTCGACCAGTTGCAGACCCGGGTGCTCAAGGACGGCAGTCTGCTGGGCTGTCGCAAGTGGGAACTGCTGGATCTGTTGTGGAGCGAAGCGCTGCTCAAGTGGATCGAAAACCTGCGCCATCACGCGCCGTTCGCCACTAACCCGGCATTGATGAAGATGGACAGTGACGTGGTGCTGGCGATCGCCGGCGACTGGGGCACCGGTCCGTTCGACAGCCACGCCCCGGCGGTGGCGGTGGCCAACCAGATGCAACTGGCTCAGGCCGATTTCACTATTCACCTGGGGGATGTGTATTACGCCGGCACCCATTCCCAGGAAGACGTCGACATGGTCGGCTGGCCCCTGGGCAAGCACGGCTCATTCACCCTCAACTCCAATCACGAGATGTACAGCGGCGCCCACGGTTATTTCAAGGAACTGGCCAAGCGTTTTCCGGCGCAGCAGGGCACCAGTTATTTCGCGTTGTACAACGACGATTGGCTGGTGGTCGGGCTCGACACGGCCTATGCGTCAGACGCCATCAATCTGTACATGGACGGCACGCTGAACAAGGAGCAGATCGCCTGGATGAAAGAACTGCCCCAGCGCAAGAAGATCATGGTGCTCAGTCACCATCAGGGGTTCGATATTTCCGGGCACAACAAGACGGCGTTGTATCAGCCGGTCTGTGATGCGTTGGGTCGGGAGCCTGATTACTGGTATTGGGGGCATTTGCACAATGGCATTTGCTATGCGGCCCAGGGTGGACTGCATGCGCGTTGCGCCGGGCATGGGGCGATTCCGTATGGTAATGCCAGCGAGCTGGACGGGCATACACGGGTGTTGTGGTCGGAAACCGAGAATGCGCGGGATGAGGCGTACCCGGATCGGGTGTTGAATGGGTATGTGAAGGTGCGGTTGGTGGGGGAGCACATCGAAGAGACGTTTATCGGGGAGGATGGCAGCGTGCGGTGGTCTTCAAGTTGA
- a CDS encoding GMC family oxidoreductase N-terminal domain-containing protein: MTRIATPISDIKEHYDVIVIGSGYGGGIAASRLSRAGKRVCLLERGREIQPGEYPNTMLAATEELQVHDPDGHIGSRTGLFDLHVNAQQNVVVGCGLGGTSLINANVALEPEPGVFDDPRWPLAVREHRDTLLKDGYARAREMLKPNPYPSTSPVLPKLEANKKSADYLKQGAHFYRPPINVTFDKLPNNLNHVGVEQLPCNHCGDCVSGCNNKAKNTTLMNYLPDAWNHGAEIFCQAQVRHLERDGDGWIVHFQYLDSGREKFSAPTLFVKADIVVVSAGTLGSTEILLRSRDKGLSMSGQLGENMSGNGDILGFGHNCAQPINGIGFGAHPAKELQPVGPCITSVIDMRTEGDWRSRMVIEEGSIPGALGRPMVPSMAGFAELIGQPTDDSFTGKLKYKEREAESFLRGPYYGALHNMQTYLIMSHDDGKGRMVLDSKDQLRIDWPGVGEQENVKIGNERLHLSTKALGGIWVENPIWTKLLKHSIVSVHPLGGCVMGEDAGQGVVNHKGQVFSGASGTDVYAGLYVTDGAVIPTSLAVNPLLTISAVSERNMGLLAADRGWQIDYTLPSAPRKQVAPPTLGVQFTETMKGYFSRAFTAAQSTDLKVYEAAAKRGEADNSPIDFTLTITANDLNRMIKEPEHAATLVGTVNAPSLSPQPLTASNGVFNLFEQYQQQVGVRHMKYDMKLTAEDGSDFYFSAFKTVPEDNGVLNIWHDTSTLYVTLYRGPDKTGEVIGSGVMHIHPTDFAKQMTTMKVLNARNERERIEGLARFGKFFAGILWESYGGVFAGDIYFNPDAPPRLKRPLDAPSPVVHFFQTEDNVELRLTRYQGGSKGPVMLVHGLGVGSNIFSTDTIQTNLLEYLCKHEYDVWLLDLRVSILLPASKKEWNGDQIAQYDFKAAIAQIRQATEAADVQCVVHCYGATTFFMSLLAGLQGVRSVVCSQIAADTVVATATGLKAGLHLPGMLDAIGIKSLTAYADNKENWFNKLYDKALNGYARIEAQGYCTNPVCHRITFMYASLYRHDTLNETLHDNLHELFGESNMHTFEHLALIVRKGHLVDFKGDDVYMPHFDRLSMPICFISGADNQCYLPESTLKTYDRVCKVHGPERYSRHVVPGYGHIDCMFGKDAVVDVYPIILQHLEKTALG; this comes from the coding sequence ATGACACGGATCGCAACGCCCATCAGCGACATCAAGGAACATTACGACGTGATCGTCATCGGCTCGGGTTACGGCGGCGGGATCGCGGCGTCGCGCCTGTCCCGCGCCGGCAAGCGGGTCTGCCTGCTGGAACGGGGCCGGGAGATACAACCCGGCGAATACCCGAACACGATGCTGGCAGCCACCGAGGAATTGCAGGTGCACGACCCGGACGGCCACATCGGTTCGCGCACCGGGTTGTTCGATCTGCACGTCAACGCCCAGCAGAACGTGGTGGTCGGTTGCGGCCTGGGCGGTACGTCGCTGATCAACGCCAACGTCGCACTCGAACCGGAGCCCGGTGTCTTCGACGATCCGCGCTGGCCATTGGCGGTGCGCGAACATCGCGACACCTTGCTCAAGGACGGTTACGCCCGGGCGCGGGAAATGCTCAAGCCCAATCCGTATCCCAGCACTTCACCGGTGTTGCCGAAACTCGAAGCCAACAAGAAGTCGGCGGACTACCTCAAGCAAGGCGCGCATTTTTACCGGCCGCCGATCAACGTGACCTTCGACAAACTGCCGAACAACCTCAACCATGTCGGTGTTGAACAACTGCCTTGCAACCATTGCGGCGACTGCGTCTCGGGCTGTAACAACAAGGCCAAGAACACCACGCTGATGAATTATCTGCCGGACGCCTGGAACCACGGCGCGGAGATTTTCTGCCAGGCGCAAGTGCGGCATCTGGAACGCGACGGCGATGGCTGGATCGTGCACTTCCAGTACCTGGACAGTGGCCGCGAGAAGTTCTCGGCGCCGACGCTGTTCGTCAAAGCCGACATCGTCGTGGTGTCTGCCGGCACCCTCGGCTCCACCGAAATCCTCCTGCGCTCCCGGGACAAAGGCCTGTCGATGTCCGGCCAGCTCGGCGAGAACATGAGCGGCAACGGCGACATCCTCGGCTTCGGTCACAATTGCGCACAACCGATCAATGGCATCGGTTTCGGCGCGCATCCGGCGAAGGAATTGCAGCCGGTCGGCCCGTGCATCACCTCGGTCATCGACATGCGCACCGAAGGCGACTGGCGTAGCCGCATGGTCATCGAAGAAGGATCGATCCCCGGTGCCCTCGGTCGGCCGATGGTGCCGAGCATGGCCGGGTTCGCCGAGCTGATCGGTCAGCCCACCGACGACAGTTTTACCGGCAAGTTGAAGTACAAGGAACGCGAAGCCGAAAGCTTCCTCCGTGGCCCGTATTACGGCGCGCTGCACAACATGCAGACGTACCTGATCATGAGCCACGACGACGGCAAGGGCCGGATGGTGCTGGACAGCAAGGATCAGCTGCGCATCGACTGGCCGGGAGTTGGCGAGCAGGAAAACGTCAAGATCGGTAATGAACGGCTGCACCTGAGCACCAAGGCACTGGGCGGCATCTGGGTCGAGAACCCGATCTGGACCAAATTGCTCAAGCACAGCATCGTCTCGGTTCACCCCCTGGGCGGTTGCGTCATGGGCGAGGACGCGGGGCAGGGCGTGGTCAACCACAAGGGCCAGGTGTTCAGCGGCGCCAGCGGGACTGACGTGTATGCCGGTTTGTACGTGACCGACGGCGCGGTAATTCCGACGTCCCTGGCGGTCAATCCGTTGCTGACGATTTCCGCGGTGAGCGAGCGCAACATGGGCCTGCTGGCTGCCGATCGCGGCTGGCAGATCGACTACACGCTGCCTTCGGCCCCACGCAAACAAGTGGCGCCGCCAACGCTCGGCGTGCAATTCACCGAAACCATGAAAGGCTACTTTTCCCGGGCCTTCACCGCAGCCCAAAGTACTGACCTGAAGGTCTACGAAGCGGCGGCCAAACGCGGCGAGGCAGATAACTCGCCCATCGATTTCACCCTGACCATCACCGCCAACGACCTCAATCGCATGATCAAGGAGCCGGAGCACGCCGCGACGCTGGTCGGTACGGTCAACGCCCCGAGCCTGTCGCCGCAGCCGCTGACCGCCAGCAACGGCGTGTTCAACCTGTTCGAGCAGTATCAGCAGCAAGTCGGCGTGCGCCACATGAAGTACGACATGAAACTGACCGCCGAGGACGGCAGCGACTTTTACTTCAGCGCCTTCAAAACCGTGCCCGAGGACAACGGCGTGCTGAACATCTGGCACGACACCAGCACCCTCTATGTGACGCTGTATCGCGGGCCGGACAAGACCGGCGAGGTGATCGGCAGCGGGGTGATGCACATCCATCCGACCGACTTTGCCAAGCAAATGACCACCATGAAGGTGCTCAACGCCCGCAACGAACGCGAACGCATCGAAGGCCTGGCGCGGTTCGGCAAGTTCTTCGCCGGGATTCTCTGGGAGAGCTATGGCGGCGTGTTCGCCGGCGACATCTACTTCAACCCCGACGCACCGCCACGGCTCAAACGACCCCTGGATGCGCCGTCGCCGGTGGTGCATTTCTTCCAGACCGAAGACAACGTCGAATTGCGCCTGACCCGTTATCAGGGCGGCAGCAAAGGGCCGGTGATGCTGGTGCACGGGTTGGGCGTAGGCTCGAATATTTTCTCCACCGACACCATCCAGACCAACCTGCTGGAGTACTTGTGCAAGCACGAGTACGACGTCTGGCTCCTGGATTTGCGGGTGAGCATCCTGCTGCCGGCGAGCAAGAAGGAATGGAACGGCGACCAGATCGCCCAGTATGACTTCAAGGCGGCCATCGCGCAGATCCGCCAGGCAACCGAGGCGGCGGACGTGCAGTGCGTGGTGCATTGCTACGGCGCGACGACCTTCTTCATGTCGTTGCTGGCCGGGCTGCAGGGCGTGCGCTCGGTGGTCTGCTCGCAGATCGCGGCGGATACGGTGGTCGCCACGGCAACCGGGCTCAAGGCCGGTTTGCACCTGCCGGGCATGCTCGACGCCATCGGCATCAAATCCCTCACGGCGTATGCCGACAACAAGGAGAACTGGTTCAACAAGCTCTACGACAAGGCGCTCAACGGCTACGCCCGGATCGAGGCCCAAGGCTACTGCACCAACCCGGTGTGCCATCGCATCACCTTCATGTACGCGTCGTTGTATCGCCACGACACCCTCAACGAAACCTTGCACGACAACCTGCACGAATTGTTTGGCGAGTCGAACATGCACACCTTCGAGCACCTGGCGCTGATCGTGCGCAAAGGCCATCTGGTGGACTTCAAGGGTGACGACGTCTACATGCCGCACTTCGACCGGCTGAGCATGCCGATCTGCTTTATCAGCGGCGCGGACAACCAGTGCTACCTGCCGGAAAGCACGCTCAAGACTTATGACCGCGTGTGCAAGGTCCATGGGCCGGAGCGTTACAGCCGGCATGTGGTGCCGGGGTACGGCCATATCGATTGCATGTTCGGCAAGGACGCGGTGGTCGATGTGTACCCGATCATCCTGCAACACCTCGAGAAAACCGCCCTCGGCTAA
- the etfB gene encoding electron transfer flavoprotein subunit beta, which translates to MSTKIISLVSIGAHPTSGRPRRAEQDARAVELGLQLAGDNLHVLHAGDVAEPALRAYLGMGLEQLHVLEQPQGADALPALTAYLRDAGAQVVLTGSQAETGEGSGMLPFLLAESLGWPLVVGLAQVESIDGNSALVLQALPRGQRRRLKVRLPFLATVDNAAPKPRQSAYGPARRGVLQADEVEVIDDELLAVATLQPAKPRPKRLKVIKAKSGADRMKAATAKASGGGGQVLKGVTAQAGAEAILKLLIEEGVVR; encoded by the coding sequence ATGAGCACGAAAATCATCAGCCTGGTGTCCATCGGCGCCCACCCGACCTCCGGCCGGCCACGTCGCGCGGAGCAGGATGCGCGGGCGGTGGAACTGGGTCTGCAACTGGCTGGGGATAACTTGCACGTGCTGCATGCCGGCGATGTCGCAGAGCCGGCGTTGCGCGCTTATCTGGGCATGGGCCTGGAACAACTGCATGTGCTCGAACAACCGCAAGGCGCCGATGCACTGCCTGCATTGACCGCGTACCTGCGCGACGCCGGGGCGCAAGTGGTGCTGACTGGCAGTCAGGCGGAAACCGGCGAAGGCTCGGGCATGCTCCCGTTCCTGCTGGCGGAAAGCCTCGGCTGGCCGCTGGTGGTGGGGCTGGCTCAAGTGGAGTCCATCGACGGTAATTCAGCGCTGGTGCTGCAAGCCTTGCCTCGCGGTCAACGCCGTCGATTGAAAGTGCGGCTGCCGTTTCTCGCAACTGTGGATAACGCTGCACCGAAACCTCGGCAGAGCGCCTACGGCCCGGCCCGACGCGGGGTGTTGCAGGCCGATGAAGTCGAAGTGATCGACGATGAATTGTTGGCCGTCGCCACGCTGCAACCGGCCAAGCCACGTCCAAAACGTCTGAAGGTGATCAAGGCCAAGAGCGGCGCGGACCGGATGAAAGCTGCGACGGCCAAGGCCAGTGGCGGCGGTGGGCAAGTGCTCAAAGGCGTGACCGCGCAGGCCGGGGCTGAGGCGATTCTCAAGTTGCTGATCGAAGAAGGCGTCGTCCGCTAA